In Clostridium sp., one DNA window encodes the following:
- a CDS encoding YlbF family regulator produces MSIYDKAREFAKELESCEEVINLRKASKDIENSDSNKKVLDDFRTIQMNAYAEQMKNGKISDGTRKRFNDIGTVIMGNSSVNEYIQSEQKFTVMWQDILKILNDAIGIDFSFGINKDKR; encoded by the coding sequence ATGAGTATATATGACAAGGCAAGGGAGTTCGCAAAAGAGCTTGAGAGTTGTGAGGAAGTCATTAATCTGCGAAAGGCAAGCAAAGATATAGAGAATAGTGATTCCAATAAAAAAGTTCTGGATGATTTTAGAACTATACAGATGAATGCATATGCAGAACAGATGAAAAATGGTAAGATATCGGATGGTACAAGGAAAAGGTTTAATGATATTGGAACTGTGATAATGGGTAATTCTTCTGTAAATGAATATATACAGTCGGAGCAGAAGTTTACTGTTATGTGGCAGGATATATTGAAAATATTGAATGATGCCATAGGTATTGATTTTTCCTTTGGTATAAATAAAGACAAGAGATAA
- a CDS encoding O-methyltransferase — translation MSKGVSVGYIEDYIRSLIGEHSSILKHLEDYAEENSIPIVQREVARFLELLIDIKKPDRILELGTAIGYSSILMSLGCKNKGHHITTIERDANMVRTARKNIEKCGLENNIDVIEGDCMEQISQLDCKYDLIFIDAGKGHYNHFLPKCLELLEKDGIIVADNVLFRGMIACDELIDRRKITIVKRMRKYLEMISDDKKFITSVIPMGDGISITIRRS, via the coding sequence ATGAGCAAAGGTGTTAGCGTTGGCTATATAGAGGATTACATAAGGTCATTGATTGGAGAACATTCCAGCATATTGAAACATCTTGAGGATTATGCAGAGGAGAATTCGATTCCCATAGTTCAAAGAGAGGTTGCAAGATTTTTGGAACTGTTGATTGATATAAAGAAACCTGACAGAATACTGGAATTAGGTACTGCCATAGGATATTCTTCAATTCTCATGAGTCTTGGCTGCAAAAATAAAGGACATCATATAACTACTATTGAAAGAGATGCCAATATGGTCAGGACTGCAAGGAAGAATATAGAGAAATGTGGACTGGAAAATAATATAGATGTAATAGAAGGAGATTGTATGGAGCAGATTTCACAATTGGACTGCAAGTATGATCTTATATTTATAGATGCAGGAAAAGGTCATTATAATCATTTTTTGCCTAAATGTCTGGAACTTCTTGAAAAGGATGGCATAATAGTGGCGGATAATGTACTTTTTAGGGGCATGATAGCATGCGACGAACTGATTGACAGGAGAAAAATAACGATAGTCAAGAGAATGAGAAAATATCTAGAGATGATATCTGACGACAAAAAATTTATAACTTCTGTTATACCCATGGGTGATGGGATATCTATTACGATCAGGAGGAGTTAA
- the typA gene encoding translational GTPase TypA → MNLFTRNDIRNVAIIAHVDHGKTTLVDALLKQSHVFRANEKVEERVMDSNALEKERGITILSKNTSVVHDGIKINIVDTPGHADFGGEVERVLEMVDSVLLLVDAYEGPMPQTKFVLKKALELKLNPIVVINKIDKPNARPNEVLDEVFDLFVELGANDEQLDFPVVYCSAKTGVAKLDVGDDSTNMDPLFDTIVKNVPAPEGYMDMPFQMLITTIDHNEYVGRIGVGKITRGTIKKNQQVAHIKRDGSVENVRVSNLFVYTGLKKEETDEAKLGDIVAISGIPDVNIGETIADTSNPEALPFVDIDEPTLSMYFMTNDSPFAGKEGEYVTSRHLRDRLFKELETNVSLKIEETDSPDCFKVSGRGELHLSILIETMRREGYEFQVSKPTVIFREENGHKLEPIEYLTIDVPEEFMGVVMEKLGPRKAEMVNMTSAVNGYTRLEFRVPARGLIGFRSEFMTDTKGNGIMNHVLDGYEPYKGDISERTKGSLVVFEPGTSITYGLFNAQERGTLFIGPGVEVYEGMIAGECSRPEDIEVNVCKKKHLSNTRSSGADEALKLVPVTPMSLEKSLEFIASDELVEVTPENIRMRKKILKTDLRKKAMRRK, encoded by the coding sequence ATGAATTTATTTACAAGAAACGATATAAGAAATGTGGCGATAATAGCGCATGTAGATCATGGTAAAACCACATTGGTTGATGCATTGCTTAAACAAAGTCATGTGTTTAGGGCAAATGAAAAAGTTGAAGAAAGAGTTATGGATTCAAATGCTCTTGAAAAAGAAAGAGGTATAACTATACTTTCGAAAAATACTTCCGTTGTGCATGATGGAATAAAGATAAATATTGTAGATACACCGGGACATGCTGATTTTGGCGGCGAAGTAGAGCGTGTGCTTGAGATGGTAGACAGCGTTCTGCTTTTGGTAGATGCCTATGAAGGACCTATGCCTCAGACAAAGTTTGTATTGAAAAAGGCACTGGAATTAAAATTAAATCCGATAGTTGTCATAAATAAGATAGATAAGCCAAATGCAAGGCCAAACGAGGTTTTGGATGAAGTGTTTGACCTGTTTGTGGAACTTGGAGCCAATGACGAACAGCTTGATTTCCCTGTGGTATACTGTTCTGCAAAAACAGGAGTCGCAAAATTGGATGTCGGGGACGATTCCACTAATATGGACCCGCTGTTCGATACAATAGTTAAAAATGTACCTGCACCCGAAGGATACATGGATATGCCTTTTCAAATGCTTATTACAACAATAGATCACAATGAATATGTTGGGAGAATAGGAGTAGGAAAAATAACAAGGGGAACTATAAAGAAAAATCAGCAGGTTGCACATATAAAGAGGGATGGAAGTGTAGAAAATGTAAGAGTTTCCAACTTGTTTGTATATACCGGCCTCAAAAAGGAGGAGACGGATGAAGCCAAACTTGGAGATATAGTAGCCATATCTGGAATCCCGGATGTAAATATAGGTGAGACCATAGCTGATACATCCAATCCGGAGGCACTTCCTTTTGTAGACATAGATGAACCTACACTTAGCATGTATTTTATGACAAATGATTCACCCTTTGCAGGAAAGGAAGGTGAATATGTAACTTCACGACATCTGAGAGACAGACTTTTTAAAGAACTGGAGACAAATGTTTCTCTTAAAATTGAAGAAACAGATTCACCGGACTGTTTTAAAGTAAGCGGAAGAGGTGAACTTCACCTTTCCATATTGATAGAGACTATGAGAAGAGAAGGCTATGAATTTCAGGTTTCAAAACCGACGGTTATATTCAGGGAGGAAAATGGACACAAGCTGGAGCCTATTGAATATCTTACAATAGATGTTCCGGAAGAATTTATGGGAGTAGTAATGGAGAAGCTTGGTCCCAGAAAAGCTGAAATGGTAAATATGACTTCAGCAGTTAATGGATATACAAGGCTTGAATTTAGAGTACCTGCAAGAGGACTTATCGGGTTTAGAAGTGAATTTATGACCGATACAAAAGGTAATGGGATAATGAATCATGTGCTTGATGGATATGAGCCGTATAAGGGTGATATATCTGAGAGGACCAAGGGTTCACTTGTGGTATTTGAACCTGGTACATCAATAACATACGGACTGTTCAATGCCCAGGAAAGGGGAACGCTTTTTATAGGACCGGGAGTGGAAGTCTATGAGGGAATGATAGCTGGAGAATGTTCACGTCCTGAGGATATAGAGGTAAATGTATGCAAGAAAAAGCATCTTTCAAATACAAGATCTTCTGGAGCAGACGAAGCGTTAAAGCTGGTTCCTGTTACACCTATGAGTCTTGAAAAATCACTTGAGTTCATAGCATCTGATGAATTGGTTGAGGTTACGCCTGAAAATATAAGGATGAGAAAGAAAATATTGAAGACAGATCTGAGAAAGAAAGCCATGAGAAGAAAATAG
- the sigK gene encoding RNA polymerase sporulation sigma factor SigK, translating to MFLTNCLLDIISNMLFMTAYVTNNSSFPQPLNDEEEKCYLNKLQEGDQLAKSILVERNLRLVAHIVKKYSYPGKDIDDLISIGTVGLIKAIDSFDSSKGTRLATYAAKCIENEILMLIRNNKKIKGEVYLQDPIGIDKEGNEISLMDVLGSDEDSIVEIVEHKMQVKRLYSKINTCLTTREKCVVEMRYGLSEGKPRTQREIAKFLGISRSYVSRIEKKALKKLYKEMNYGKNK from the coding sequence GTGTTTTTAACAAATTGCTTATTAGATATTATCAGTAACATGTTGTTTATGACAGCATATGTTACGAATAACAGTTCATTTCCACAACCTCTAAATGACGAGGAAGAAAAATGTTATTTAAATAAACTACAAGAGGGAGATCAACTGGCTAAAAGTATTTTGGTTGAAAGAAATTTAAGATTGGTAGCACATATTGTGAAAAAGTACTCTTATCCAGGAAAAGATATAGATGATCTTATTTCGATTGGAACAGTTGGATTAATAAAAGCTATAGATTCTTTTGATTCATCCAAGGGTACAAGACTTGCCACTTATGCTGCAAAGTGTATTGAAAATGAGATACTTATGCTTATAAGAAATAATAAAAAAATAAAGGGTGAAGTGTATCTGCAGGATCCTATAGGAATTGACAAGGAAGGCAATGAAATATCGCTTATGGATGTACTGGGAAGTGATGAAGATTCTATAGTTGAAATTGTGGAACATAAAATGCAGGTAAAAAGACTGTATTCAAAAATAAATACGTGTCTTACAACAAGGGAAAAATGTGTAGTTGAAATGAGATATGGGCTGTCTGAAGGCAAGCCGCGGACTCAAAGGGAAATAGCAAAATTTCTTGGAATATCAAGATCCTATGTTTCACGAATTGAAAAAAAGGCCTTAAAGAAACTATATAAAGAGATGAATTATGGTAAAAACAAGTAA
- a CDS encoding penicillin-binding transpeptidase domain-containing protein, with protein MLEIDRNKIGKRQNCVFLIFIVLFLILGFKIFGIQHFEYNKLSVMANSQYAYAENTTDVNFLLFDCDGNQLLNYNKKYYAVICPDVFIRDNENIKSEEILTLIYILRNYNKDYDISKIGVLKSSQKMYFEVDESTYEKLKKLKGIKGFYAYEYMPVDRNGVWKIENLLINPRRTVDDSTKSKNSIEMQLSEKTKNNKTSQVVFQKDVNNNIISETKKTGKNNVNLRLTLNKNMEDNIKSILNNYKYKKFSQIGAVLMEANTGDIRAIVQKDDTNPNVNLGVSTNHGFFPGSIFKVIVEEAGLDENKIFLSDKFTSTGLYEKEDEHEKELDHGTYTPAEAFVASSNDVFSQIASKVGYESLYKNSSEQGLLEKVLNFDEEKNGAFETTDPKISDGSLGLTSIGQNIRITPVEAISIPNTVVNSGVYVKPHIIDAYVDNDNNVIEKAEYSSKQILKESTANEMKSQMIDVVKKGTGIAAYMDDVEIGGKTGTTQRMELSSKSKSIEEHSDGWFAGFFNLNGKNYSMIVFVQDIDKDNESGGNTAAPIFKDIVSNLKQDSTKN; from the coding sequence ATGTTGGAGATAGATAGAAATAAAATTGGGAAAAGGCAGAATTGTGTTTTCTTAATATTCATTGTATTATTTTTGATATTGGGTTTCAAGATATTTGGAATACAGCATTTTGAATATAACAAATTAAGTGTTATGGCAAACTCACAGTACGCCTATGCAGAAAATACAACTGACGTTAATTTCCTTCTATTTGATTGCGATGGCAATCAGCTGCTGAATTACAACAAGAAATATTATGCTGTAATATGTCCTGATGTATTTATAAGGGACAATGAAAATATAAAATCCGAAGAAATTCTCACTTTGATATACATACTTAGAAATTATAATAAGGATTATGATATTTCAAAAATCGGAGTATTGAAAAGCAGTCAGAAAATGTACTTTGAGGTAGATGAGAGCACTTACGAAAAATTAAAAAAGCTTAAAGGAATAAAGGGGTTTTACGCTTATGAATATATGCCGGTGGACAGAAACGGTGTATGGAAAATTGAAAATTTGCTTATAAATCCAAGGAGAACCGTGGATGATTCCACAAAATCAAAGAATTCCATAGAAATGCAGCTGAGTGAGAAGACGAAGAATAATAAAACATCACAAGTTGTGTTTCAAAAAGACGTGAATAACAATATAATAAGCGAAACTAAAAAAACAGGGAAAAATAATGTTAATTTAAGACTTACATTGAACAAGAATATGGAAGACAATATAAAAAGTATATTGAACAATTATAAATATAAAAAATTCAGCCAGATAGGTGCAGTCTTGATGGAGGCAAACACAGGTGACATCCGGGCAATAGTTCAGAAAGACGATACAAATCCAAATGTAAATCTTGGAGTATCTACAAATCATGGATTTTTTCCTGGTTCCATATTTAAAGTAATAGTGGAGGAAGCCGGGCTTGATGAAAATAAGATATTTTTATCTGACAAATTTACGTCAACGGGATTGTATGAAAAGGAAGATGAACATGAAAAAGAGCTTGATCACGGCACGTATACTCCAGCAGAAGCTTTTGTTGCATCAAGTAATGATGTATTTTCACAGATAGCCAGCAAAGTTGGATATGAAAGTCTTTATAAAAATTCCAGTGAACAGGGGCTTCTTGAAAAAGTACTGAATTTTGATGAGGAAAAAAATGGAGCTTTTGAAACCACAGATCCCAAAATTTCAGATGGAAGTCTTGGACTGACATCCATAGGTCAGAATATCAGGATAACTCCAGTTGAAGCTATAAGTATACCTAATACTGTGGTGAATTCAGGTGTATATGTAAAGCCACACATAATTGACGCCTATGTGGATAATGACAACAATGTTATAGAAAAGGCAGAATACAGCAGCAAACAGATTTTAAAAGAATCTACTGCCAATGAAATGAAAAGTCAGATGATAGATGTAGTAAAAAAGGGTACTGGTATAGCAGCTTATATGGATGATGTAGAGATAGGAGGAAAGACAGGAACTACCCAGAGAATGGAACTTTCCTCAAAGAGCAAGTCCATAGAAGAACATTCTGACGGTTGGTTTGCGGGTTTCTTCAATTTAAATGGCAAAAATTATTCAATGATAGTATTTGTTCAGGATATAGATAAAGATAATGAAAGTGGAGGTAATACAGCTGCACCAATTTTTAAAGATATAGTGTCAAATCTTAAACAGGATTCAACAAAAAATTAA
- a CDS encoding peptidase U32 family protein translates to MKKPELLAPAGNIEKLKTAVNFGADAVYLGGSKLNLRAFADNFTDEDIRDGIKYAHGKNRKVYVTVNVFPHNDDLKGLSDYLEDLYEMGVDAIIVSDPGIIMTAKEVVPELELHLSTQANTVNLKSSEFWYNQGVKRIVMAREISLEDIKYIRNHLPGECEMEVFIHGSMCMSYSGRCVISNYMTGRDANRGECAQPCRYKYYLMEEKRPGEYFPVFEDDRGAYILNSKDLCMIEHIPELVDSGVDSFKIEGRMKSSYYVAAVVKSYRQAIDSYFENSQSYVFQQKWLDNLLKVSHRIYSTGFYFGRPDSQIYETSSYIRDYDIVGIVRYYDRQKRIATIEQRNKVYDGDRVEVLSPKDDNVYLNLDYMKDDDGRKISCAPRAQMIFTVQSDVDLKADDMLIKPKAIL, encoded by the coding sequence ATGAAAAAACCAGAACTTCTGGCACCGGCAGGAAATATTGAAAAATTGAAGACCGCCGTAAATTTTGGCGCGGATGCAGTTTATTTGGGCGGAAGCAAGCTTAATTTGAGGGCCTTTGCAGATAATTTTACAGACGAAGATATTAGAGATGGAATAAAGTATGCACATGGCAAAAACAGAAAGGTTTATGTAACAGTGAACGTGTTTCCCCACAATGATGACTTGAAGGGGCTTTCCGATTACCTGGAGGATTTGTATGAAATGGGAGTAGATGCAATAATTGTATCCGATCCGGGAATAATAATGACTGCAAAAGAAGTTGTTCCAGAGCTGGAACTTCATTTGAGCACCCAGGCAAATACTGTAAACTTGAAATCATCTGAATTTTGGTATAATCAGGGTGTTAAGAGAATAGTAATGGCAAGAGAAATATCTCTTGAAGATATAAAATATATAAGAAATCATCTTCCAGGTGAATGTGAGATGGAAGTGTTCATACATGGCTCAATGTGCATGTCCTACTCTGGAAGATGTGTTATATCAAATTATATGACGGGCAGGGATGCAAACAGAGGTGAGTGTGCACAGCCCTGCAGATACAAGTATTATCTTATGGAAGAAAAAAGACCTGGTGAATATTTCCCCGTATTTGAGGATGACAGAGGTGCATATATATTGAATTCAAAGGATTTATGCATGATAGAACATATTCCTGAACTTGTGGATTCTGGTGTTGACTCGTTTAAAATAGAAGGCAGGATGAAAAGTTCCTACTATGTAGCGGCTGTTGTTAAATCTTACAGGCAGGCAATCGATTCTTATTTTGAGAATTCTCAAAGTTATGTATTTCAGCAGAAGTGGCTTGACAATTTGTTGAAGGTAAGTCATAGAATCTATTCTACTGGATTTTATTTTGGAAGGCCGGATTCCCAGATATATGAAACTTCGTCATATATAAGGGATTATGATATAGTGGGAATAGTGAGGTATTATGACAGGCAAAAGAGGATTGCAACTATAGAACAGAGAAACAAGGTCTATGATGGTGACAGAGTTGAAGTGCTCAGCCCAAAAGATGACAATGTGTACTTGAATCTGGATTATATGAAGGATGATGATGGCAGGAAGATATCATGCGCACCAAGAGCCCAGATGATATTTACGGTGCAGTCTGATGTTGATTTGAAGGCAGATGACATGCTTATAAAACCTAAAGCAATACTATAA
- a CDS encoding type IV pilus twitching motility protein PilT encodes MRLLEDLLEITVKEKASDLHLTVGIPPVIRKNGILSEIEKEKLKPGDTEIYAKEILKNDYGKYIERGEIDSSFSVSGLGRFRVNVFKQRGSTAIAIRVVGLKVPNLNELKLPSVVRQLVSYTRGMILITGPTGCGKSTTLAAMINEINSTRAAHIITLEDPIEYLHKHNKSIINQREIGKDTKSYSTALKSVLREDPDVILVGEMRDLDTISIALTAAETGHLVFSTLHTIGAAKTIDRIIDVFPPYQQQQVKIQLASVMQGIISQQLIASIDGKKRVAAFEIMIATEAIKNMIREGKTHQIESSMQTGVKYGMKTMDMSLSELCKKNVISVESALAYATDREMTRRIIEL; translated from the coding sequence GTGAGGTTACTAGAAGATTTATTAGAAATAACTGTTAAGGAAAAAGCATCTGATTTACATCTAACTGTAGGTATCCCGCCGGTTATAAGAAAAAATGGGATATTAAGTGAAATTGAAAAGGAAAAGTTAAAGCCAGGTGATACAGAAATATATGCAAAAGAAATACTTAAAAATGATTATGGAAAATATATTGAGAGAGGAGAAATTGACAGCTCATTTTCAGTATCGGGCCTTGGAAGGTTTAGGGTAAATGTATTCAAGCAGAGAGGAAGTACTGCAATTGCCATAAGGGTAGTAGGACTCAAGGTGCCGAATTTAAATGAGCTTAAACTTCCTTCCGTAGTAAGACAACTTGTTTCGTATACGAGAGGTATGATTTTGATAACAGGACCTACGGGATGTGGCAAAAGTACTACTTTGGCTGCAATGATAAATGAGATTAATTCAACGAGAGCAGCACATATAATAACCCTTGAAGATCCAATAGAATATCTTCACAAACATAATAAATCGATTATAAATCAAAGAGAAATAGGGAAAGATACTAAAAGTTATTCAACTGCACTAAAATCTGTACTCAGGGAGGATCCTGATGTAATTCTGGTTGGAGAAATGAGAGATCTGGATACAATATCAATTGCTCTTACTGCTGCGGAAACAGGGCATCTGGTATTTTCAACACTACATACTATAGGTGCTGCGAAAACCATAGATAGAATTATAGATGTATTTCCGCCATATCAGCAGCAGCAGGTCAAGATACAATTGGCATCAGTTATGCAGGGAATAATATCACAGCAATTAATAGCTAGTATAGATGGTAAAAAGCGAGTAGCCGCCTTTGAAATAATGATAGCCACAGAAGCTATAAAGAACATGATAAGGGAAGGAAAAACTCACCAGATTGAATCTTCCATGCAGACCGGAGTTAAATATGGAATGAAGACTATGGATATGTCATTATCCGAGTTGTGTAAAAAAAATGTGATATCAGTGGAATCGGCACTTGCTTATGCAACAGATAGAGAAATGACAAGGAGAATAATAGAACTTTAA
- the mltG gene encoding endolytic transglycosylase MltG, producing MLKNNLTRIFLICGFALIVFIVGMVYYEYEGIIHPLQNNSGRINFTVDKDKNIDKVVDELEHSNIIRKNSLLKWYLNRNYADVSAKAGGYSFSRDITLNSFVDYLKDGIKDDRPVKVTIPEGYDVEHIAGELDKKGIIGRKEFLSSCRNYRYPEFITADMKRRYVLEGYLFPDTYKFLKGTSGDIIIETMLNRFSQVMSEIEKENNKEFSNKELDRVVTMASIIEKEVEKPDERPKAASVFYNRLRKGMKLQSCATVLYALNVHKDKLYYKDLEVKSPFNTYIVNGLPEGPISNPGRGCIESAINPDNTNYLYFVSNNDGTHFFTDDEKKFLEVKKVTQGD from the coding sequence GTGTTGAAAAATAATTTGACAAGAATTTTTCTAATCTGTGGTTTTGCCTTAATTGTTTTTATCGTCGGCATGGTTTATTATGAATATGAGGGGATAATTCATCCCCTTCAAAATAACAGTGGTAGAATTAATTTTACTGTAGATAAGGACAAGAATATAGATAAAGTTGTTGATGAGCTTGAACACAGCAATATTATCAGGAAGAACAGCTTGCTGAAATGGTATTTGAATCGTAATTATGCAGATGTGTCAGCAAAAGCAGGTGGGTATTCTTTTTCAAGGGATATTACATTGAATAGTTTTGTGGATTATTTAAAGGATGGTATCAAGGATGATCGGCCTGTTAAAGTTACAATACCGGAAGGATACGATGTGGAACATATAGCTGGAGAACTTGATAAAAAGGGAATTATAGGCAGAAAGGAATTCTTGTCGAGTTGTAGAAATTATAGATATCCTGAATTTATAACTGCAGATATGAAGAGAAGATATGTGCTGGAAGGGTATTTGTTTCCAGATACTTATAAATTTTTGAAAGGAACCAGTGGAGATATTATAATAGAAACAATGTTGAACAGATTTTCACAGGTTATGTCGGAAATTGAAAAGGAGAACAACAAGGAATTTTCAAACAAGGAATTGGACAGGGTAGTGACAATGGCATCCATTATAGAAAAGGAAGTTGAAAAACCTGATGAGAGGCCAAAGGCAGCTTCTGTATTTTACAACAGACTCAGAAAGGGTATGAAACTGCAGTCATGCGCTACAGTACTCTATGCCCTGAATGTGCACAAAGACAAACTTTATTATAAGGATCTGGAGGTTAAATCACCTTTTAACACTTATATTGTAAATGGACTTCCAGAAGGGCCTATATCAAATCCCGGCAGGGGATGTATTGAATCGGCCATAAATCCGGATAACACGAACTATCTGTATTTTGTGTCCAATAATGATGGTACACATTTTTTTACTGATGATGAGAAAAAATTTTTGGAAGTTAAAAAAGTTACACAGGGAGATTGA
- a CDS encoding glycosyltransferase family 2 protein, protein MDVFRQIIHGASRILTYTVYIISIYYLCISFFGLWRKKDDKEVKNQMSFALVVAAHNEEIVIGDIVESLKALDYPKELYDIFVIADNCNDATAKKAREKGALVYERFNKDKRGKGYALEWMFNKLFKMNKKYSAVAIFDADNLVHKNFLRAMNRKLNKGYKVVQGYLDSKNPQDTWITGSYSIAFWTNNRMFQLAKSNLGLSTQLGGTGFCIETDVLKNLGWGATCLTEDLEFTCKFILNGYKVGWAHDAIVYDEKPLTLSQSWKQRKRWMQGFADVSSRYFFKLIKKGITSFSFIPIDCALYSIQPIIAVLIGISALSGLIQYFMMTYNIISNFNTVIYSIDFNMFTILAIIFSLMQYIYTPIILVMEKKLNCKVFFYYIIYPIYVFTWFPISIQGILNKNSKDWIHTVHTRSVKIKDLRKAN, encoded by the coding sequence TTGGACGTTTTTCGGCAAATAATTCATGGTGCCTCTCGCATTTTAACTTATACTGTTTATATAATATCGATATACTACCTGTGCATATCGTTTTTTGGTTTATGGAGAAAAAAGGATGATAAAGAGGTAAAAAATCAGATGAGTTTTGCACTTGTTGTTGCAGCTCACAACGAGGAAATAGTAATTGGCGATATTGTTGAAAGTTTAAAGGCACTGGATTATCCTAAGGAGTTGTATGATATATTTGTCATTGCAGACAATTGTAATGATGCAACTGCCAAAAAGGCAAGGGAAAAAGGTGCTCTAGTATATGAACGCTTTAATAAAGATAAAAGAGGAAAAGGATATGCACTGGAATGGATGTTCAATAAATTATTTAAGATGAATAAAAAGTATTCTGCAGTTGCCATATTCGATGCCGATAATTTGGTACACAAAAATTTTTTAAGAGCCATGAACAGAAAACTCAACAAGGGGTACAAGGTTGTTCAAGGATATTTGGATAGTAAAAATCCTCAAGATACTTGGATTACAGGAAGTTATTCCATTGCATTCTGGACTAACAACAGGATGTTCCAGCTTGCAAAGAGCAATTTAGGATTATCTACACAGCTTGGAGGAACTGGCTTTTGTATAGAGACAGATGTATTGAAAAATCTGGGATGGGGAGCTACATGCCTTACTGAGGATTTGGAGTTTACCTGTAAATTCATATTAAATGGATATAAAGTTGGCTGGGCTCATGATGCGATAGTATATGATGAAAAGCCTCTTACGCTTTCTCAGTCATGGAAGCAGCGAAAAAGATGGATGCAGGGATTTGCAGATGTATCAAGCAGGTACTTTTTTAAGCTTATAAAAAAAGGTATAACCAGTTTTAGTTTTATTCCAATAGATTGTGCACTTTATAGCATTCAACCAATAATTGCAGTTTTAATAGGTATATCTGCATTAAGTGGTCTGATTCAATATTTTATGATGACATACAATATAATATCAAATTTCAATACGGTGATATATTCTATAGATTTTAATATGTTTACTATTTTGGCTATAATATTTTCACTGATGCAGTATATATATACGCCGATTATACTTGTGATGGAAAAAAAGTTGAACTGCAAAGTGTTTTTTTATTACATAATATACCCAATTTATGTATTTACATGGTTCCCAATTTCTATTCAGGGAATTTTGAACAAGAACAGTAAGGACTGGATTCATACAGTTCATACAAGAAGTGTTAAAATAAAGGATCTTAGAAAAGCCAATTAA